The Trichoplusia ni isolate ovarian cell line Hi5 chromosome 20, tn1, whole genome shotgun sequence genome includes the window TACTCAACAAAAAAGGATGGTCATAGATTAAAGGTAAACTACTATTGTTGAGTAGACTTAACAAAATCAGATTAGGggcattataaataataaaactcacaaataaaattaaatcgtttatgtattgaaaaaaaaagaaaagttcgTTAAAATTATTTCCTGTCGTGATGGTAATTAAAATGACAGTTTCTGTCTTTGACAAAACACAATCGTACTTTACATTTTAGGCAGTGAACAGTTGTAAATCCTTTTTTACAGTAAGCACATCTACCATATTCTTTACCATGTTCAGGAAAATGATCGATGGCATCGAACCTGACGTCGTCTATGGGCCTGGAACGTTTtggctttgttattttttctttagctttcACATCTGGGACACTAAGTACATCTAcatgttttcctttttgttgCAACGCCTTGAATATTTCAATTCTGAATTCTTTCAGAGCCTTATGCTTCACAACACCTTTTCTCTTCATATCTCGCCTATAAAGTAACCAGCCATTATTGACACAAATGTCCAAAAGCTGTGAAAATATGGAGAGATACCAACGCCTTGATTTCATCTCTGTTCTGTAGAGTGCAATAAGCATGTCCGCGAGGTCTACTCCACCCATATGGGCGTTATAGTGTTTCACCAAATTAGGGTAATCGACATCAATTCGTTGCTTCTTCACTTTACAGTAACGTCTTACTTTAGTTTTGGGATAAGCATCGGTATAACTCGACGCTAAAACGACGCACTTATTATCATTCCATTTAACTACGGATAATTTAGTCTTATTACAAACTGTTTGACTGAAGGCTCCTCTTCCTTCTTTTTTCAGGTTTTTGTCAGTTTTCAGTTTATTTGCAGCATTTCTGAGTCGATTTTGCCGAATTGTCCCAAGACTAAAAATGCCATACGAGTTTCTAAGATAGTATATCAATTCCaaagacgaaaaaaaattaTCGAAATATACCACGCAAGGTTTCTTCTTTATAGTTTTACACAGCCTAATAACTGCTTTACCGCCCCAACCTAAACTCTCTTCTTCGTCGGTAAAGGGACAATTTTCAAATGACTCATGCCCAGCgtacaaaaaaaagtcatatATGAGTCCAGACGCGCCAGCACGAACCAGGTTCTTAAAACCCCACTTTCTTGGTTTTTGAGGATTGTACTGCCGCTTTTTGCCGGCTTTGGTGCCCTTGTATGGGATCACCATTTCATCGATGCTAAATCGAGTCTCTTCTTCCACTTTGAGGCAGTTTTGGCGAATCCTTTCGGCAAATGgtcttattttaaagtaaggGTC containing:
- the LOC113503857 gene encoding piggyBac transposable element-derived protein 3-like isoform X1; its protein translation is MSLKRYQQIRRYIHFVDNNETNSDPYFKIRPFAERIRQNCLKVEEETRFSIDEMVIPYKGTKAGKKRQYNPQKPRKWGFKNLVRAGASGLIYDFFLYAGHESFENCPFTDEEESLGWGGKAVIRLCKTIKKKPCVVYFDNFFSSLELIYYLRNSYGIFSLGTIRQNRLRNAANKLKTDKNLKKEGRGAFSQTVCNKTKLSVVKWNDNKCVVLASSYTDAYPKTKVRRYCKVKKQRIDVDYPNLVKHYNAHMGGVDLADMLIALYRTEMKSRRWYLSIFSQLLDICVNNGWLLYRRDMKRKGVVKHKALKEFRIEIFKALQQKGKHVDVLSVPDVKAKEKITKPKRSRPIDDVRFDAIDHFPEHGKEYGRCAYCKKGFTTVHCLKCKVRLCFVKDRNCHFNYHHDRK